One part of the Pieris napi chromosome 4, ilPieNapi1.2, whole genome shotgun sequence genome encodes these proteins:
- the LOC125048536 gene encoding myosin heavy chain, muscle isoform X10 yields the protein MPKPIVQEGEDPDPTPYLFVSLEQKRIDQSKPYDGKKACWVPDEKEGFLQGEIKATKGDLVTVNLPGGEEKTLKKELISQVNPPKFEKVEDMADLTYLNDAAVLHNLRQRYYAKLIYTYSGLFCVAINPYKRFPVYTTRCARLYRGKRRSEVPPHIFAISDGAYVNMLTNHENQSMLITGESGAGKTENTKKVIAYFATVGASQKKDEKQEKKGSLEDQVVQTNPVLEAFGNAKTVRNDNSSRFGKFIRIHFGPSGKLAGADIETYLLEKARVISQQALERSYHIFYQMMSGSVNGLKEMCMLSNDIYDYMIVAQGKITIPNVDDGEECQLTDQAFDILGFTQEEKDNVYKITAAVMHMGGMKFKQRGREEQAEADGTEDGEKVAKLFGVDCPDLYKNLLKPRIKVGNEFVTQGRNKDQVTNSIGALCKGVFDRLFKWLVKKCNETLDTKQKRQHFIGVLDIAGFEIFDYNGFEQLCINFTNEKLQQFFNHHMFVLEQEEYQKEGIHWEFIDFGMDLLACIDLIEKPMGILSILEEESMFPKATDQTFVEKLNNNHLGKSPPYLKPKPPKPGCQAAHFAIGHYAGNVGYNITGWLEKNKDPLNDTVVDQFKKGSNKLLVEIFADHPGQSGDAGAGGGGKGAGGKRAKGSAFQTVSSLYREQLNNLMATLRSTQPHFVRCIIPNELKQAGLIDSHLVMHQLTCNGVLEGIRICRKGFPNRMVYPDFKLRYMILAPAIMQQEKDPKEAARKCLEAVNLDPDSYRIGHTKVFFRAGVLGQMEELRDDRLSKIVSWLQSYIRGYLARKEFKRLQEQRIALQVVQRNLRKYLQLRTWPWWKLWQRVKPLLNVTRIEDEIAKLEEKAQKAQEAFEKEEKLRKEVEALNAKLLEEKQALLSNLEGEKGSLSEVQERANKLQAQKADLENQLRDTQDRLTQEEDARNQLFQGKKKLEQEISGLKKDVEDLELSVQKAEQDKATKDHQIRNLNDEIAHQDELINKLNKEKKLQGESTQKTSEELQAAEDKVNHLNKVKQKLEQTLDELEDSLEREKKLRGDVEKQRRKVEGDLKLTQEAVADLERNKKELEQTIQRKDKEISSLTAKLEDEQSLVSKLQKQIKELQGRIEELEEEVESERQARAKAEKQRADLARELEELGERLEEAGGATSAQIELNKKREAELSKLRRDLEEANIQHESTLASLRKKHNDAVAEMGEQLDQLNKLKAKAEKERSQYFSEVNDLRAGLDHLSNDKAAQEKIVKQLQHQLNEVQNKADEANRTLNDLDAAKKKLSIENSDLLRQLEEAESQVSQLSKIKVSLTTQLEDTKRLADEESRERATLLGKFRNLEHDLDNIREQVEEEAEGKADLQRQLSKANAEAQLWRSKYESEGVARSEELEEAKRKLQARLAEAEETIESLNQKVVALEKTKQRLATEVEDLQLEVDRATAIANAAEKKQKAFDKIIGEWKLKVDDLAAELDASQKECRNYSTELFRLKGAYEEGQEQLEAVRRENKNLADEVKDLLDQIGEGGRNIHEIEKARKRLEAEKDELQAALEEAEAALEQEENKVLRAQLELSQVRQEIDRRIQEKEEEFENTRKNHQRALDSMQASLEAEAKGKAEALRMKKKLEADINELEIALDHANKANAEAQKNIKRYQQQIKDLQTALEEEQRARDDAREQLGISERRANALQNELEESRTLLEQADRARRQAEQELGDAHEQLNDLSAQSASLSAAKRKLESELQTLHSDLDELLNEAKNSEEKAKKAMVDAARLADELRAEQDHAQTQEKLRKALEQQIKELQVRLDEAEANALKGGKKAIQKLEQRVRELETELDGEQRRHADAQKNLRKAERRIKELTFQAEEDRKNHERMQDLVDKLQQKIKTYKRQIEEAEEIAALNLAKFRKAQQELEEAEERADLAEQAISKFRGKGRAGSTARGVSPAPPRSRPAFDGFGTFPPRFDLAPEDF from the exons ATGCCGAAGCCAATTGTACAAGAGGGTGAGGACCCCGATCCGACCCCATACCTGTTCGTATCACTCGAACAGAAGCGCATCGACCAAAGCAAGCCCTACGATGGTAAGAAGGCTTGCTGGGTACCAGACGAGAAAGAGGGCTTCCTACAGGGAGAAATTAAAGCCACCAAGGGGGACCTGGTGACCGTCAACCTCCCTGGAGGCGAG GAAAAGACCTTAAAAAAGGAGCTAATCTCACAAGTAAACCCGCCTAAATTCGAGAAAGTCGAGGACATGGCAGACCTTACGTACCTGAACGACGCCGCGGTCCTTCACAACCTTCGACAACGATACTATGCGAAACTTATCTAT ACATACTCGGGTCTCTTCTGTGTGGCTATCAACCCTTACAAGAGGTTCCCCGTGTACACGACACGATGTGCCAGGCTCTACCGAGGCAAGCGTCGCTCGGAAGTGCCTCCTCACATTTTCGCCATTTCCGACGGTGCTTACGTCAACATGTTAACCAACCACGAGAATCAATCTATGTTGATTAC CGGTGAGTCTGGTGCTGGTAAGACTGAGAACACGAAGAAGGTAATTGCGTACTTCGCGACCGTTGGTGCGTCGCAAAAGAAAGACGAGAAGCAGGAGAAGAAGGGCTCTCTTGAGGACCAAGTCGTACAAACTAACCCTGTACTTGAAGCCTTTGGTAACGCCAAGACCGTCCGTAACGACAACTCCTCCCGTttc GGTAAATTCATCCGTATCCACTTCGGACCATCAGGAAAACTGGCCGGAGCTGACATTGAAACTT ATCTGCTGGAGAAGGCTCGTGTAATCTCCCAACAGGCGCTGGAACGTTCTTACCACATCTTCTACCAGATGATGTCCGGCTCCGTCAATGGACTTAAGG AAATGTGTATGTTGTCAAACGACATATACGATTACATGATCGTGGCACAGGGTAAGATTACCATCCCCAACGTCGACGACGGAGAGGAATGTCAGTTAACAGAC CAAGCCTTCGACATCCTGGGTTTCACTCAAGAGGAGAAAGACAATGTATACAAGATCACAGCTGCTGTCATGCACATGGGTGGTATGAAGTTCAAACAGAGGGGTCGTGAGGAGCAAGCTGAGGCTGACGGCACTGAG GATGGTGAGAAGGTCGCTAAGTTGTTCGGTGTTGACTGCCCTGACCTATACAAGAACTTGTTGAAGCCCCGCATTAAGGTCGGAAACGAATTCGTGACCCAAGGTCGTAACAAGGACCAGGTTACCAACTCCATTGGTGCCCTCTGCAAGGGTGTGTTTGACAGGCTGTTCAAGTGGCTGGTCAAGAAGTGTAACGAGACTCTTGACACCAAGCAAAAGAGACAGCACTTCATTGGTGTGCTTGATATCGCCGGTTTCGAGATCTTCGAC TACAATGGGTTCGAACAACTTTGCATTAACTTCACAAATGAAAAACTGCAACAATTCTTCAACCACCACATGTTTGTGTTGGAGCAAGAGGAGTACCAGAAAGAGGGCATCCACTGGGAGTTCATTGATTTCGGAATGGACTTGCTCGCCTGTATTGACCTTATCGAAAAG CCCATGGGTATCCTCTCCATTCTTGAGGAAGAGTCTATGTTCCCGAAAGCCACCGATCAGACCTTCGTTGAGAAGTTGAACAACAACCACTTGGGTAAATCCCCACCTTACCTGAAGCCCAAGCCCCCCAAGCCCGGTTGCCAGGCAGCTCACTTCGCCATTGGTCACTACGCCGGTAAT GTCGGTTACAACATCACTGGATGGCTTGAGAAGAACAAGGACCCCTTGAACGACACTGTCGTTGACCAGTTTAAGAAGGGAAGCAACAAACTGTTGGTTGAGATCTTCGCTGACCACCCTGGTCAGTCCGGAGATGCCGGTGCTGGTGGTGGTGGCAAGG GAGCTGGAGGCAAGCGTGCCAAGGGTTCCGCCTTCCAGACTGTATCATCGCTGTACAGG GAACAACTTAACAATTTGATGGCGACACTGAGGTCAACTCAGCCTCACTTCGTACGTTGTATCATCCCCAACGAGCTGAAGCAGGCTG GTCTCATCGACTCCCACCTTGTGATGCACCAGCTGACATGTAACGGTGTGCTTGAGGGTATCCGTATCTGTCGTAAAGGTTTCCCCAACAGGATGGTCTACCCCGACTTCAAGCTCCG TTACATGATTCTTGCGCCAGCCATCATGCAACAAGAAAAAGATCCTAAAGAAGCAGCTAGGAAATGTCTGGAAGCCGTGAACCTTGACCCTGATAGCTATCGTATCGGCCACACCAAG GTATTCTTCCGCGCCGGAGTTCTGGGTCAGATGGAAGAGTTACGTGACGACAGATTGTCTAAGATTGTTTCTTGGCTACAATCCTACATCCGTGGTTACCTGGCACGTAAGGAATTCAAGAGGCTGCAGGAACAGAG AATCGCTCTCCAAGTTGTCCAGCGCAACTTGCGCAAATACCTGCAGCTCCGCACCTGGCCGTGGTGGAAGTTGTGGCAGAGGGTCAAGCCCCTCCTCAACGTCACCCGTATCGAGGACGAGATTGCG AAACTCGAGGAGAAGGCACAGAAGGCCCAGGAGGCTTTCGAGAAGGAAGAAAAGCTCCGCAAGGAGGTGGAGGCTCTCAACGCCAAGCTGTTGGAGGAGAAGCAGGCGCTTCTTTCCAACTTGGAAGGAGAGAAGGGCTCTCTCAGCGAAGTGCAGGAACGCGCTAACAAACTGCAGGCTCAAAAGGCCGACCTCGAGAACCAACTTAGG GACACACAAGACCGTCTTACACAAGAAGAGGATGCCCGCAATCAGCTCTTCCAGGGCAAGAAGAAGTTGGAACAGGAAATCTCTGGACTCAAGAAGGATGTTGAAGACCTCGAGCTTTCCGTCCAGAAGGCTGAACAAGACAAGGCGACCAAGGATCACCAAATTCGCAACTTGAACGATGAGATCGCCCACCAAGATGAGCTCATCAACAAGTTGAACAAAGAGAAGAAATTACAGGGTGAGAGCACCCAGAAGACATCTGAGGAGCTCCAAGCCGCCGAGGACAAGGTCAACCACCTTAACAAGGTTAAGCAAAAGTTGGAGCAGACCCTCGACGAGCTCGAAGATTCGTTGGAGCGTGAAAAGAAACTCCGTGGTGACGTCGAGAAGCAGAGGAGGAAGGTTGAGGGTGACCTCAAGCTTACTCAGGAGGCCGTCGCTGACTTGGAGCGCAACAAGAAAGAACTCGAACAAACCATCCAACGCAAGGACAAGGAGATCTCTTCCCTCACTGCCAAGCTCGAAGACGAACAGTCTCTGGTCAGCAAACTCCAGAAACAGATCAAGGAACTACAGGGCCGCATCGAAGAACTCGAAGAGGAAGTGGAGTCGGAGAGACAAGCACGTGCTAAGGCCGAGAAGCAACGCGCCGACCTCGCACGCGAGCTTGAGGAGCTCGGTGAGCGTCTGGAGGAGGCCGGTGGTGCCACCTCTGCTCAAATCGAGCTCAACAAGAAGCGTGAGGCTGAACTTAGCAAGCTGCGTCGTGACTTGGAGGAAGCTAACATCCAACACGAGTCCACCCTCGCTAGCTTGCGCAAGAAGCACAACGATGCCGTAGCCGAGATGGGCGAGCAGCTTGACCAGCTCAACAAGCTCAAGGCTAA GGCTGAGAAAGAGCGCTCTCAATACTTTAGCGAAGTCAATGACCTTCGTGCCGGTCTCGACCATTTGTCCAACGATAAG GCTGCACAAGAAAAGATCGTCAAGCAACTCCAACACCAACTCAATGAGGTACAGAACAAGGCTGATGAAGCTAACCGTACCCTCAACGACTTGGACGCTGCCAAGAAGAAGCTCTCCATCGAAAACTCTGACCTGCTCCGCCAACTCGAAGAAGCCGAGTCCCAAGTCTCACAGCTTTCCAAGATCAAGGTGTCTCTCACCACACAGCTTGAGGACACCAAGAGGCTTGCTGACGAAGAGTCCAGG GAACGCGCTACACTTCTCGGCAAGTTCCGCAACTTGGAGCACGATTTGGACAACATCCGCGAGCAAGTTGAAGAGGAAGCCGAGGGCAAGGCTGATTTGCAACGCCAATTGTCCAAGGCTAACGCTGAGGCCCAATTATGGCGCTCCAAGTACGAATCCGAGGGAGTCGCCCGCTCCGAGGAGCTCGAGGAAGCCAAGCGCAAGCTCCAGGCTCGCCTCGCAGAAGCCGAGGAGACCATTGAATCACTCAACCAGAAGGTTGTTGCTCTTGAAAAGACGAAGCAGCGCCTTGCTACTGAAGTTGAGGACTTACAGCTCGAGGTCGACAGAGCCACTGCCATCGCCAACGCTGCTGAGAAGAAACAGAAGGCGTTCGACAAGATCATTGGTGAATGGAAACTCAAGGTTGATGACCTGGCGGCTGAACTTGATGCCAGCCAAAAGGAATGCCGTAACTACTCTACTGAACTGTTCCGCCTTAAGGGTGCCTACGAAGAAGGTCAAGAACAACTCGAAGCCGTACGTCGCGAAAACAAGAACCTCGCTGATGAAGTCAAGGACTTACTTGACCAAATCGGTGAAGGAGGCCGCAACATTCACGAAATTGAAAAGGCCAGGAAGCGTCTTGAAGCCGAGAAGGATGAACTCCAGGCGGCTCTTGAAGAGGCTGAAGCTGCTCTTGAACAAGAAGAAAACAAGGTTCTGCGCGCCCAACTGGAGTTGTCACAGGTCAGACAAGAGATCGACAGGAGGATCCAAGAGAAGGAGGAGGAATTCGAAAACACCCGCAAGAACCACCAGCGTGCACTCGACTCTATGCAAGCCTCCCTCGAAGCCGAAGCCAAGGGCAAGGCTGAGGCGCTGCGCATGAAGAAGAAGCTTGAGGCCGACATTAACGAACTTGAGATCGCTCTCGACCACGCTAACAAGGCCAACGCTGAGGCACAGAAGAACATCAAACGCTACCAGCAACAGATTAAGGATCTCCAGACCGCTCTTGAAGAGGAACAGCGTGCCCGTGATGATGCCCGTGAACAGCTCGGAATCTCTGAACGTCGTGCTAACGCCCTCCAGAATGAACTTGAGGAATCTCGTACCCTCCTAGAACAAGCTGACCGTGCCCGCCGTCAAGCTGAACAAGAACTGGGTGACGCTCACGAACAGCTCAATGATCTGTCCGCCCAGAGTGCATCACTCTCTGCCGCCAAGAGGAAACTCGAGTCTGAATTACAGACCCTTCACTCTGACCTTGACGAACTCCTTAACGAGGCCAAGAACTCAGAAGAGAAGGCAAAGAAGGCAATGGTTGACGCTGCCAGACTTGCTGACGAGCTCCGCGCTGAACAGGATCATGCTCAAACACAGGAGAAACTCCGCAAGGCCCTTGAACAACAAATCAAGGAACTGCAAGTGAGACTCGACGAAGCTGAAGCTAACGCTCTTAAGGGCGGTAAGAAAGCTATCCAGAAACTTGAACAGAGAGTACGAGAACTCGAAACTGAGCTGGATGGTGAACAGAGGAGGCATGCTGATGCACAGAAGAACCTCCGTAAGGCCGAAAGACGCATCAAGGAGTTGACGTTCCAGGCTGAAGAGGACCGCAAGAACCACGAACGTATGCAAGACCTTGTTGACAAACTTCAACAGAAGATCAAGACCTACAAGAGGCAGATCGAGGAAGCCGAAGAAATCGCTGCTCTTAACTTGGCCAAGTTCCGCAAAGCGCAGCAGGAGTTGGAAGAAGCCGAGGAAAGGGCCGACCTCGCCGAGCAAGCCATCAGCAAATTCCGTGGCAAGGGACGTGCGGGATCCACTGCGAGAGGAGTCAGTCCGGCG CCCCCACGTTCGCGCCCCGCGTTTGACGGTTTCGGCACCTTCCCACCAAGGTTCGACCTAGCGCCCGAAGATTTCTAA